The genomic stretch TCCCCCTTGCCTTTGAAGATCATTAGGGGGCATTATCTGTATTGTGGTAGCCCCCAGAGGGGGTCggggccccattgcactaggcactcAGAGCAGCACGGTGTAAGTGCGGGGCTCGAAGGGAGCAGGGATGTGGTCGAGGGTGGGCTCCGGGGTCAGCCCATGAAGGGGGAACTCTCTGATACTCACATTCGTCAGCAACTGATCTAGGTTCCTATCTGCCACCGTCTTCTTCTGGTCCTCAGAGAGCTCCTCCACGTAGACATCCAGGCTGAAATGCAGGCGCGCCAGCTTCTCCTGCATCTCCCGGACGTGTTCCAGCTGCTCGAAGGAGCACTCCTTCCCTGTGCCACCCAGGACAGGGACCTGGTTACACTCAGCCACCACGACACATCCTCTTGCAGTAGAGATGCCTAACCCGCTGTCCCAGGTTTCCCATTGCGGATGGACTGGGCCTGCCCCGGACATCACACAACAGGATGTGTAGCAGGAGCCTCCCCGATTAGCCAGATCTTCCAGCGCCAGCCACGGTGGCTTTGGGTGACCCTAGCTCCCAGCACCCCAGGGCCAGGCATTGATACGTTGGGGACCCCATTCAGGCTGATGAACCCCCCCGATAGAGGAGGTGCCCCCTGCTTACCAAAGGCCTGCAGTTTGCCCGAGTGGAAGTCGTTGAGCAGGTTCAGCAGCCCCCCCTCCATCTCATAAACATCTGAGACGTCAGTCAGGAAGGAGTGCTGCAGAGGGGCCCCCAGTGCCgcgcccccactgcccccaggctGAGGCAAACGAGATTTCTCTTTGTTCACCCTAGATAGAAAACACAAATCCACATGAACATTGCCGGGAGGCCTTTCCATGCCAAGAGATGCAGCCTCCTAACTCGTTCGCCTTGTCTTTCCTCCAAGGAGCTCA from Eretmochelys imbricata isolate rEreImb1 chromosome 19, rEreImb1.hap1, whole genome shotgun sequence encodes the following:
- the CCDC28B gene encoding coiled-coil domain-containing protein 28B, with product MEDKKKKRSPKPGLAQPASSSALRKLPVPTSKSTTFSLGLPHLPSPKQRAKFKRVNKEKSRLPQPGGSGGAALGAPLQHSFLTDVSDVYEMEGGLLNLLNDFHSGKLQAFGKECSFEQLEHVREMQEKLARLHFSLDVYVEELSEDQKKTVADRNLDQLLTNLEELSNSIQKLHLAENPDLEDAATA